One window of the Oncorhynchus clarkii lewisi isolate Uvic-CL-2024 chromosome 19, UVic_Ocla_1.0, whole genome shotgun sequence genome contains the following:
- the LOC139374345 gene encoding 5-hydroxytryptamine receptor 1D-like, which yields MDQDNSSVDSIFTNATESPKTSEAHWDEAILLGLQISLSAILAIITLATVLSNAFVIATIFLTRKLHTPANFLIGSLAVTDLLVSILVMPISIVYTVSKTWSLGQIVCDIWLSSDITFCTASILHLCVIALDRYWAITDALEYSKRRTMRRAGLMIAVVWVISISISIPPLFWRQAKANEEVMECLVNTDQISYTLYSTFGAFYVPTVLLIILYGRIYVAARSRIFKTPVSSGKRFTTAHLIQTSAGSSLCSINSSASNQESHLQPGGGTSGGGGGGRGGSPLFNSVKVKLADSVLERKRLCAAREKKATKTLGIILGAFIVCWLPFFVGTLVLAICKECWFHPVLFDVFTWLGYLNSLINPVIYTAFNDEFKLAFHKLIKFKRCY from the coding sequence ATGGATCAGGATAATAGCTCCGTTGATTCAATCTTCACCAATGCCACAGAGAGCCCCAAAACTTCAGAGGCACACTGGGACGAGGCCATTCTCCTAGGTCTGCAGATCTCCCTGTCGGCCATCCTGGCCATCATCACCCTGGCCACCGTACTGTCCAACGCCTTTGTTATTGCCACCATCTTCCTGACCCGGAAGCTGCACACGCCAGCCAATTTTCTGATCGGTTCGCTAGCCGTGACAGACCTGCTGGTGTCCATCCTGGTCATGCCTATCAGCATCGTGTACACGGTGAGTAAGACCTGGTCCCTGGGGCAGATCGTCTGCGACATCTGGCTGTCATCAGATATCACCTTTTGCACCGCCTCCATCCTGCACCTGTGTGTCATCGCGCTGGACCGCTACTGGGCCATCACTGATGCCCTGGAGTACTCCAAGCGCCGGACGATGCGTCGAGCGGGCCTGATGATAGCGGTGGTGTGGGTgatctccatctctatctctatacCGCCACTCTTCTGGAGGCAGGCCAAGGCCAACGAGGAAGTGATGGAGTGCCTGGTAAACACAGACCAGATCTCCTACACGCTCTACTCCACCTTTGGGGCCTTCTACGTGCCCACCGTGCTGCTGATCATCCTCTATGGCCGGATCTACGTGGCCGCCCGCTCGCGCATCTTCAAGACTCCGGTGTCGTCCGGCAAGCGTTTCACCACGGCCCATCTCATCCAGACGTCAGCCGGCTCCTCCCTCTGCTCCATCAACTCTTCCGCCTCCAATCAGGAAAGCCACCTGCAACCTGGAGGGGGAACCagcggaggtggaggaggaggcagaggtggGTCGCCTCTCTTTAATAGCGTGAAGGTGAAGCTTGCAGACAGCGTGCTGGAGAGGAAGCGTCTGTGCGCCGCCCGGGAGAAGAAGGCCACCAAGACGCTGGGCATCATCCTGGGAGCCTTCATCGTGTGCTGGCTGCCTTTCTTTGTGGGTACCCTGGTACTGGCCATCTGCAAAGAATGCTGGTTCCACCCAGTGCTCTTCGACGTGTTCACCTGGCTTGGCTACCTGAACTCGCTCATCAATCCCGTCATCTACACCGCCTTCAATGACGAGTTCAAACTGGCCTTCCACAAACTCATCAAGTTCAAGAGATGCTACTGA